One Maribacter cobaltidurans genomic window carries:
- the trpD gene encoding anthranilate phosphoribosyltransferase: MKETLNRLINHEILEKEDAKQILVNIAKGDYNTSQIAAFLTVYMMRSVTIEELEGFRDALLDLCLAVDLSEYNPIDLCGTGGDGKDTFNISTLASFVTAGAGLKVTKHGNYGVSSKCGSSNVMEFLGIKFSNEADFLKKSIEEAGICVLHAPLFHPAMKNVAPIRKELAVKTFFNMLGPMVNPAFPKNQMVGVFNLELARMYGYLYQNTDKNFTVLHALDGYDEISLTGDTKTISNGSESILRPSDFGVSPILADTIIGGEDIPESAQIFMNVLNGRGTEAQNNVVCANAGIAISTVKGLCPKEGFELAMESLKSGKGLAALKKLQAISAS, translated from the coding sequence ATGAAAGAGACACTTAATAGACTCATTAACCATGAAATCCTGGAAAAGGAGGACGCGAAACAGATTTTGGTCAATATTGCCAAGGGAGATTACAACACCAGTCAGATTGCCGCTTTCTTAACCGTTTATATGATGCGGAGCGTAACTATAGAGGAACTGGAGGGTTTCCGTGATGCTTTGTTGGATTTATGCTTGGCTGTGGATTTATCGGAATACAACCCTATTGATTTATGTGGTACAGGAGGTGACGGCAAAGACACCTTCAATATTTCTACTTTGGCCTCATTTGTTACCGCTGGAGCGGGTCTTAAGGTTACCAAGCACGGCAATTACGGGGTTTCATCAAAATGTGGGAGTAGTAACGTGATGGAATTCCTAGGCATTAAATTCAGCAACGAGGCGGATTTCCTGAAAAAATCCATTGAGGAAGCAGGCATTTGTGTGCTCCACGCTCCCCTATTCCACCCCGCTATGAAAAATGTAGCTCCTATTCGAAAGGAATTGGCGGTAAAAACCTTTTTTAATATGTTGGGACCGATGGTAAATCCTGCATTTCCAAAAAATCAAATGGTGGGTGTTTTCAATTTGGAATTGGCAAGAATGTATGGCTATCTATATCAGAATACCGATAAGAACTTTACGGTTTTACACGCTCTGGACGGCTATGATGAAATCAGTTTAACTGGAGATACAAAAACGATTTCCAATGGGTCCGAATCCATCCTTAGACCCTCGGATTTTGGTGTTTCGCCTATATTGGCTGACACTATTATAGGTGGTGAGGACATCCCGGAATCCGCTCAGATTTTTATGAACGTATTGAACGGAAGGGGAACGGAGGCGCAAAACAATGTGGTATGTGCCAATGCGGGGATAGCCATTAGTACCGTTAAGGGTTTATGTCCAAAAGAAGGTTTTGAACTTGCGATGGAATCGCTTAAAAGTGGTAAAGGACTAGCCGCTCTAAAGAAATTACAAGCCATTAGCGCATCATGA
- a CDS encoding M20/M25/M40 family metallo-hydrolase yields the protein MKKILFLLIFITSIFKSTGQDSSAIKSQVRKTIDELKEFVAIPNDALNPDDIDDNILWLRNKFSQRGFNTSILETDGLPLFFASLPMDDNKPTILFYMHFDGQSVDRSQWNQKDPYLLTLKSEQNGEWKEESFAELNKDINYDWRLFGRSTSDDKGPIVMFLNTIDLLKADDAELPFNIKVILDSEEEKSSAPLPQAVKTYRELLEADFLIISDGPIHPSGLPTVAYGCRGITTLSLTTFGPIKPQHSGHYGNFAPNPGFILSQLLATFKDKDGRVIIPGYYDGIVLDEATENILKSVPDDDTEIKERLQFKSADKVGDFYQESLQYPSLNLRGLGSGWVGEEARTIVPATATAEMDLRLVPESDGNQLKNLVKEHIKNQGFYITDTIPTKQERLEHEKIIMVTEGSVTDAFRTDLDNPYGNFIVNTLKDEFHEDVVQIRIMGGTVPISPFVNELKIPAFLVPLVNPDNNQHSPNENLKIGQIAYGIQAFYSILSTPLSN from the coding sequence ATGAAAAAGATACTATTCCTTCTTATTTTTATAACATCCATTTTTAAGTCAACTGGTCAAGATTCCTCGGCTATTAAATCACAGGTACGTAAAACCATAGATGAACTTAAGGAGTTCGTTGCCATTCCTAACGATGCGCTAAATCCTGATGATATTGACGATAATATTTTATGGCTCCGAAACAAGTTTAGTCAGCGTGGTTTTAACACAAGTATTTTGGAAACCGATGGGCTTCCGCTATTCTTTGCATCATTACCGATGGACGACAACAAACCGACCATTCTTTTTTATATGCATTTTGATGGACAATCCGTAGACCGTTCCCAATGGAATCAAAAAGACCCGTATCTGCTTACCTTAAAATCCGAACAAAACGGGGAATGGAAGGAAGAATCTTTTGCCGAGTTGAACAAGGATATTAATTATGATTGGAGATTGTTTGGTAGGTCAACTTCTGATGATAAGGGCCCCATTGTTATGTTTCTTAACACTATTGATTTATTAAAGGCTGACGATGCTGAACTTCCCTTTAACATAAAGGTAATCTTGGACAGTGAGGAAGAAAAAAGTAGCGCACCCTTGCCCCAAGCGGTAAAAACGTACAGGGAGCTTTTAGAAGCTGATTTTTTAATCATAAGCGACGGTCCCATACACCCCTCCGGCTTACCTACGGTGGCTTACGGTTGCCGCGGAATTACAACCTTGTCCTTGACCACTTTTGGTCCAATAAAACCTCAGCATAGTGGTCATTACGGAAATTTTGCTCCCAACCCTGGATTTATATTGTCCCAACTACTGGCAACTTTTAAAGATAAAGATGGCCGTGTAATCATTCCAGGATATTATGATGGTATTGTTTTGGATGAAGCTACGGAAAACATCTTAAAAAGCGTCCCCGATGATGATACTGAAATCAAGGAAAGGCTCCAATTTAAATCGGCTGATAAGGTAGGTGATTTTTATCAAGAGTCACTGCAATACCCAAGTTTGAATCTAAGGGGATTGGGTTCAGGTTGGGTCGGTGAAGAGGCAAGGACCATAGTACCTGCAACCGCAACTGCTGAAATGGACCTTAGATTGGTTCCAGAATCTGATGGCAACCAGCTTAAAAATTTGGTAAAGGAGCATATCAAAAATCAAGGTTTTTATATTACGGACACCATTCCAACAAAACAAGAACGATTAGAACATGAAAAAATCATTATGGTTACCGAAGGTTCTGTAACGGATGCCTTTAGAACGGACTTGGACAATCCTTACGGAAATTTTATTGTGAACACCTTAAAAGACGAATTTCATGAAGACGTAGTGCAAATACGGATCATGGGAGGTACCGTTCCTATTTCACCTTTCGTGAATGAACTTAAAATTCCTGCTTTTTTGGTTCCATTAGTCAATCCGGACAATAACCAACATAGCCCCAATGAAAATTTGAAAATTGGGCAAATCGCCTATGGAATCCAAGCCTTCTATAGCATTTTAAGTACTCCTCTCTCAAATTAA
- a CDS encoding MarC family protein, with amino-acid sequence MGDLVNYSISVFMGFFAIMNPIANTPIFLGLVEGQTKEEKKKIAKTATLIAFVIIVVFALAGKYIFDLFGITIPAFKITGGLLIFYVGFEMLMSQKSKIHTNQNDEEPNNVSVSPLAIPILAGPGTIVTAMNYVTHANFVHIAIVVAVFGVIVLLTYLAFVSSDFIVNKVGPNLIAVISKLMGLILAIIGTGMLTEGIKLTFNL; translated from the coding sequence GTGGGAGATTTAGTCAATTATAGCATCAGTGTTTTTATGGGCTTTTTTGCCATTATGAACCCGATAGCGAATACACCCATTTTCTTAGGGTTGGTAGAAGGCCAAACAAAGGAGGAAAAGAAAAAAATTGCAAAAACCGCAACCTTAATAGCCTTTGTGATTATAGTTGTTTTCGCATTGGCGGGAAAATATATTTTCGACCTTTTTGGTATTACCATTCCGGCATTCAAAATCACGGGAGGCTTATTGATTTTTTATGTAGGCTTTGAGATGTTGATGTCCCAGAAATCGAAAATACATACAAATCAAAATGATGAAGAACCCAATAACGTAAGCGTGTCACCCCTGGCCATCCCCATATTGGCGGGGCCTGGTACCATAGTGACCGCTATGAACTATGTCACCCACGCAAATTTTGTACATATTGCCATCGTAGTAGCGGTATTTGGGGTAATTGTTCTCTTAACCTATTTGGCATTCGTTTCAAGTGATTTCATCGTAAATAAAGTGGGACCTAATTTGATTGCCGTAATCTCAAAATTAATGGGACTCATCTTGGCCATCATTGGAACGGGTATGTTGACCGAGGGTATTAAATTGACCTTTAACCTATGA
- the trpB gene encoding tryptophan synthase subunit beta, with protein MTKEKSLSIKNSGGFHVDEKGYYGEFGGAFIPEMLYPNLEELRQKYLEIMYEESFQKEFHQLLRDYVGRPSPLYFAKRLSEKHGTKIYLKREDLNHTGAHKVNNTIGQILMAKRLGKTRIIAETGAGQHGVATATVCALMGIQCVVYMGEIDIARQAPNVARMKMLGAEVIPATSGSKTLKDATNEAIRDWINNPVDTHYIIGSAIGPHPYPDMVTRFQSVISEEIKWQLKEKEGRENPDYVVACIGGGSNAAGTYYHFLDEPKVGIIAVEAAGKGIDSGESAATSALGKIGIIHGCKTMLMQTPDGQITEPYSISAGLDYPGVGPMHSHLYKSGRAEFYSATDDEAMTAGLELSQLEGIIPAIESGHAFAIFQHKKFNPDDVLVISLSGRGDKDLQTYIDYFKLA; from the coding sequence ATGACAAAAGAAAAAAGTTTGTCCATAAAAAACAGTGGAGGCTTTCATGTAGACGAAAAAGGTTATTATGGAGAATTTGGAGGAGCCTTTATTCCAGAGATGCTATACCCCAATCTGGAAGAGTTACGCCAAAAATATTTGGAAATAATGTATGAAGAATCCTTTCAAAAGGAATTCCATCAGTTATTAAGAGACTATGTAGGTAGGCCTTCACCTCTGTATTTTGCGAAAAGATTATCCGAGAAGCACGGTACAAAAATTTATTTAAAAAGGGAAGACCTCAACCATACAGGCGCGCACAAGGTGAATAATACCATTGGGCAGATATTAATGGCCAAACGGTTGGGCAAGACCCGCATTATTGCCGAAACCGGTGCAGGTCAGCACGGAGTGGCCACGGCAACCGTATGTGCCCTCATGGGAATACAATGTGTAGTGTACATGGGTGAAATCGATATAGCAAGGCAAGCCCCCAATGTAGCCCGTATGAAAATGCTGGGTGCCGAAGTAATACCCGCCACATCAGGAAGTAAAACCTTGAAAGATGCCACGAACGAGGCTATTCGTGATTGGATCAATAACCCTGTGGACACTCATTATATCATTGGTTCGGCCATTGGACCACACCCCTACCCTGATATGGTGACCCGTTTTCAATCGGTTATATCTGAAGAAATTAAATGGCAATTAAAAGAAAAGGAAGGAAGGGAAAATCCAGATTATGTTGTTGCTTGTATTGGTGGCGGGAGTAATGCTGCAGGAACCTATTATCATTTTCTTGATGAACCCAAAGTGGGCATCATTGCGGTAGAGGCCGCAGGTAAAGGCATTGATTCCGGGGAAAGTGCTGCCACCTCGGCACTTGGAAAAATCGGAATCATTCATGGGTGTAAAACCATGTTGATGCAAACACCGGATGGTCAGATTACGGAACCCTACTCGATTTCGGCAGGATTGGATTACCCTGGTGTTGGCCCCATGCACTCACACTTATATAAATCCGGCAGGGCCGAGTTCTATTCCGCAACGGACGATGAGGCCATGACGGCAGGATTGGAGCTTTCCCAACTGGAAGGAATTATTCCGGCCATTGAATCTGGTCATGCCTTTGCCATTTTTCAGCACAAAAAATTTAATCCGGACGATGTGCTTGTAATTAGTCTCTCCGGTAGGGGCGATAAAGATTTACAAACTTATATTGATTATTTTAAGCTAGCCTAA
- the trpC gene encoding indole-3-glycerol phosphate synthase TrpC, with protein sequence MNILDKIVADKKKEVALKKSIIPASQWEKSVLFERNRNSLAEALKKSKTGIIAEHKRRSPSKSTINQNTNVGQVAQGYQKAGVCGMSVLTDMKYFGGSLEDLLLARASVDIPLLRKEFIIDEYQLLEAKAHGADIILLIAAVLTTSEIKKLSEFAQSLNLDVLLEVHNEEELKKSIMPSLDMLGVNNRNLKTFDVSLDTSKELSLLIPDDFVKVSESGISSIEAIKALKQFGYKGFLIGENFMKTENPGQSATEFIKSLEQ encoded by the coding sequence ATGAATATTTTAGACAAAATAGTTGCCGACAAGAAAAAAGAAGTCGCCCTGAAAAAATCCATAATTCCCGCCTCACAATGGGAAAAATCGGTTCTTTTTGAGCGAAATAGAAATTCCTTGGCAGAAGCTTTGAAAAAAAGTAAAACAGGCATTATAGCGGAACACAAAAGAAGATCTCCTTCTAAGTCCACCATCAACCAAAATACCAATGTGGGTCAGGTTGCCCAAGGATATCAAAAGGCAGGTGTTTGTGGCATGAGCGTTTTAACGGACATGAAATATTTTGGAGGTTCGTTGGAAGATTTGCTATTGGCTAGGGCATCAGTAGATATTCCGCTTTTGAGAAAGGAATTCATTATTGATGAATACCAACTTTTGGAAGCAAAGGCCCATGGTGCCGATATCATTTTGTTGATTGCCGCAGTACTGACCACATCTGAAATTAAGAAGCTCTCGGAATTTGCCCAGTCTTTAAATCTTGACGTGTTACTGGAGGTTCATAATGAGGAAGAACTTAAGAAATCCATCATGCCAAGTTTGGATATGTTGGGCGTCAATAACCGAAACCTGAAAACATTTGATGTCAGCTTGGATACAAGCAAGGAATTATCCCTACTTATCCCGGATGATTTTGTGAAGGTCTCCGAAAGTGGTATAAGTTCTATTGAAGCCATTAAGGCTTTAAAACAATTTGGATATAAAGGGTTTCTAATTGGTGAAAATTTTATGAAAACCGAAAATCCTGGTCAAAGTGCCACAGAATTCATTAAATCGTTGGAACAATGA
- a CDS encoding phosphoribosylanthranilate isomerase, which produces MKLKVCGMKHNIAEVAALRPDYLGFIFWDKSSRFFDGEIPILSEATKKVGVFVNAPIDQVLENISKYKLNAVQLHGSESPRYCEDLKNEYLSTVQQENKENEIEIIKVFSIKNEFDFSVLVPYEEVCDYFLFDTKGKLPGGNGYTFDWSVLKNYPSTKPYFLSGGIGLQNVESIVSFMKQPKSQYCHVIDVNSKFEVAPGLKNIEELENFKNALWEI; this is translated from the coding sequence ATGAAATTGAAGGTCTGTGGTATGAAACACAACATTGCCGAAGTGGCTGCCCTTAGACCAGACTACCTTGGGTTTATCTTTTGGGATAAATCCAGTCGTTTTTTTGATGGTGAGATACCAATACTTTCCGAGGCGACTAAAAAGGTCGGGGTTTTTGTTAATGCGCCAATTGACCAAGTGCTTGAAAACATATCCAAATATAAATTGAATGCAGTGCAGTTACATGGCTCAGAAAGTCCACGGTACTGCGAGGACCTAAAAAATGAGTATTTAAGTACAGTTCAACAAGAAAACAAGGAAAACGAAATAGAAATCATTAAAGTGTTTTCCATCAAGAACGAATTTGATTTTTCAGTCTTGGTCCCTTACGAAGAAGTGTGTGATTATTTTCTGTTTGACACCAAGGGAAAATTGCCTGGAGGCAATGGCTATACATTTGATTGGTCCGTTTTAAAAAATTACCCCTCTACCAAACCCTATTTCTTAAGCGGCGGTATTGGCCTACAAAACGTGGAAAGTATTGTATCGTTTATGAAGCAACCAAAATCACAATACTGTCACGTAATCGATGTCAACAGCAAGTTTGAGGTGGCACCGGGATTAAAGAATATTGAAGAATTAGAAAATTTTAAAAATGCATTGTGGGAGATTTAG
- a CDS encoding anthranilate synthase component II, producing MARKILMIDNYDSFTYNLVHYLEDLDCEVIVKRNDQLHLEDVDDYDEIVLSPGPGIPDEAGLLKTIIEKYAPTKRIFGVCLGQQAIAEVFGGSLVNLDQVYHGVATKIRITVNDYIFDGLGKELEIGRYHSWVVDPNLPDCLEATSLDENGQIMSLRHRDYDVRAVQFHPESVLTPDGKNMLKNWLKHKK from the coding sequence ATGGCAAGAAAGATATTAATGATCGATAATTACGATAGTTTCACCTATAATTTGGTTCACTATCTCGAGGATTTGGATTGCGAAGTAATCGTAAAACGAAACGACCAGTTACATTTGGAAGACGTAGACGATTATGATGAAATTGTGCTTTCCCCAGGACCTGGAATTCCCGATGAGGCCGGCTTGTTAAAAACCATTATTGAAAAGTATGCACCAACCAAACGTATTTTTGGAGTCTGCCTGGGACAACAGGCCATTGCCGAAGTCTTTGGCGGGTCCCTGGTCAATTTAGACCAAGTTTACCATGGGGTGGCGACCAAAATAAGAATTACGGTCAATGACTATATTTTTGACGGTCTTGGGAAGGAATTGGAAATAGGCAGATACCATTCTTGGGTTGTAGACCCCAATCTGCCAGATTGCCTAGAGGCGACTTCCCTAGATGAAAACGGACAAATTATGTCGCTCAGACACAGGGATTACGATGTTAGGGCCGTACAATTTCATCCAGAATCCGTACTAACTCCAGACGGAAAAAACATGTTGAAAAACTGGTTAAAACACAAAAAATGA
- a CDS encoding phosphoenolpyruvate carboxylase, with protein sequence MQQSERLEEFKKSVENKFNVYNSLFLNLPYSNVENVGMLIPLLMDQSEKGLHQGLNPREILDMFFEKFVNASSEKDKIDFMFRVVQYVERQVVLYDSVEDAAFPKLHRHSSSLSLRDYFQLVERNGLWDQIGDKLDNFSARIVLTAHPTQFYTPAVLDIITNLRTLILEDRIDEIDVALQQLGLTSLINAKKPTPLDEAKNIIYTLRNVYYDAIGDLYSYIKGSTGSKKFENHDIVKLGFWPGGDRDGNPFVTADITRDVMNELRLTLMKCYYNDLKKLQQKLTFRAVQEPLNELRGNLYNAMFDSTKDVGYDDIIKPLLSIREALVGKYNSLYLKDLDKFIDKVKIFKTHFATIDIRQDHSMHTKVMTEVLKQKGFIKEDLKELSEDELIRILIHEKLELSPNDFSEDIVKDTIANISQLQTIQEKNGEEGCNRYIISNSEDIYSILFVYALFRWCGWADKKITFDIVPLFETMDGMDNSEATMQQLFNMKEYREHVLQRGNKQTIMLGFSDGTKDGGYLKANWSILKTKESLSGVCENNGINAIFFDGRGGPPARGGGKTHRFYAAQTSKVANNEIQLTIQGQTITSTYGTKEQFIYNSEQLLTAGLSNSILGKEITISEESRTLIEELSELSFSKYDALKHHEKFMPYLENMSTLKYYTKANIGSRPGKRGNKAKLELSDLRAISFVGSWSQLKQNVPGYFGIGTALKKLEDEGRFEEAKKLYDEVPFFQALMMNSMMSLSKCYFELTSYMKEDDEYGTFWEILLQEFELSKKMLLKLSGMEVLMEKEAISRESIKIREDIVLPLLVIQQYALQKISQGTQHQDLYEKIVTRSLYGNINASRNSA encoded by the coding sequence ATGCAGCAGTCAGAAAGATTAGAGGAGTTTAAAAAATCCGTCGAAAATAAATTCAATGTTTACAATAGTCTTTTTCTTAATCTACCGTACAGTAATGTTGAAAACGTCGGTATGTTGATTCCTCTTTTAATGGATCAATCGGAAAAAGGTCTACATCAGGGACTAAATCCAAGGGAAATATTGGATATGTTCTTTGAAAAGTTCGTGAATGCGTCCTCCGAAAAGGACAAGATAGATTTCATGTTCCGTGTGGTTCAATATGTGGAGCGACAAGTGGTACTTTATGATAGTGTTGAAGACGCCGCGTTCCCCAAATTGCATAGACATTCCAGTTCTCTTTCTTTAAGGGATTATTTTCAATTGGTAGAAAGAAACGGGTTATGGGATCAGATTGGGGACAAACTGGATAATTTTAGTGCAAGAATTGTGTTGACCGCGCACCCAACCCAATTCTACACACCTGCGGTTCTTGATATTATTACCAATCTTAGAACCCTAATTCTTGAAGATCGGATTGATGAAATAGATGTGGCCCTACAGCAATTGGGACTCACTTCATTGATCAATGCCAAGAAACCTACCCCATTGGATGAGGCCAAGAACATTATCTATACCCTAAGAAATGTGTACTATGATGCCATAGGTGATCTGTACTCTTATATAAAGGGAAGTACAGGGTCAAAGAAGTTTGAGAATCATGATATCGTTAAACTGGGCTTTTGGCCCGGTGGGGATAGAGATGGAAACCCTTTTGTAACTGCAGACATAACAAGGGATGTAATGAACGAGCTTCGTTTAACGTTGATGAAATGCTATTACAACGATTTAAAGAAACTACAGCAAAAACTAACGTTCAGGGCAGTTCAGGAGCCTCTTAATGAATTGAGAGGAAATTTATACAATGCGATGTTCGATAGTACCAAGGACGTTGGATATGATGATATTATCAAGCCATTGCTCTCGATACGGGAAGCTTTGGTCGGCAAATACAATAGTCTGTACCTAAAGGATTTGGATAAGTTTATTGATAAGGTTAAAATATTTAAGACCCACTTCGCGACCATTGATATCCGTCAGGATCATAGCATGCATACTAAGGTAATGACAGAGGTATTGAAACAAAAAGGCTTTATTAAGGAGGATTTGAAAGAGCTGTCGGAGGACGAACTTATCAGAATTCTGATTCATGAAAAATTAGAACTTTCTCCAAACGATTTTTCAGAAGATATCGTTAAGGACACTATTGCGAACATTTCTCAATTACAGACGATTCAGGAGAAAAATGGTGAGGAGGGTTGTAACCGATATATCATCAGTAATTCCGAAGATATTTACAGTATTCTATTTGTATATGCCTTGTTTAGATGGTGCGGTTGGGCCGATAAGAAAATCACTTTTGACATAGTTCCGTTATTCGAGACTATGGACGGAATGGACAATTCCGAAGCTACCATGCAACAGTTGTTCAATATGAAGGAGTACAGGGAACATGTCCTCCAGCGGGGCAATAAACAAACTATTATGCTTGGTTTCTCCGATGGTACCAAGGATGGTGGTTATCTTAAGGCCAACTGGTCTATTCTAAAGACTAAAGAATCGCTTTCAGGTGTTTGTGAAAACAATGGAATCAATGCTATTTTCTTTGATGGTAGGGGAGGACCACCAGCAAGGGGTGGAGGAAAAACCCACCGATTCTACGCTGCGCAGACCAGTAAGGTGGCCAACAATGAAATACAATTGACCATACAGGGGCAGACTATAACGAGTACCTACGGAACCAAAGAGCAATTTATTTATAACAGCGAGCAATTGTTGACCGCAGGTCTTTCCAATTCCATCTTAGGAAAGGAAATAACAATCTCTGAAGAGTCCAGAACACTTATTGAGGAACTTTCGGAATTAAGTTTTTCGAAATATGATGCCCTAAAACATCATGAAAAATTTATGCCCTACTTGGAGAACATGAGTACCCTTAAATATTATACCAAAGCAAATATTGGCAGTAGGCCCGGTAAAAGGGGGAATAAGGCAAAATTGGAGCTCTCAGATTTAAGGGCTATCTCGTTCGTAGGTTCGTGGAGCCAATTAAAACAGAACGTACCAGGATATTTTGGTATTGGTACAGCTCTAAAAAAGTTGGAGGATGAAGGCCGTTTTGAGGAAGCAAAAAAACTGTATGATGAGGTGCCCTTTTTTCAAGCCTTGATGATGAACAGTATGATGAGTCTTTCCAAATGTTATTTTGAATTGACCAGCTATATGAAAGAGGATGATGAATATGGTACTTTTTGGGAGATATTGCTTCAGGAATTCGAGCTTTCCAAGAAAATGCTACTTAAATTATCCGGTATGGAAGTATTGATGGAAAAAGAGGCCATTTCTAGGGAGTCCATTAAAATTCGAGAGGATATTGTTTTGCCCTTATTGGTAATACAGCAGTATGCACTGCAGAAAATTAGTCAGGGTACCCAACATCAAGATCTGTATGAGAAAATTGTGACCCGATCTCTTTATGGTAATATTAATGCTAGTAGGAATTCAGCCTAG
- the trpA gene encoding tryptophan synthase subunit alpha, with translation MSNRILDKLNSDKKLLSIYFTAGYPSLNSTLQIIEELERNGVDMIEIGLPFSDPLADGPTIQESSTAALKNGMTTEILFEQLKNIRKTVAIPLVIMGYFNPFLQYGVEEFCEKCASIGIDGLILPDLPLDVYQSHYKEIFEKYGLLNVFLITPQTSDERIHQIDNASNGFIYMVSSASVTGSKSGFGSEQEAYFERIANMNLKNPQIVGFGIKDAETFQQATQKAKGAIIGSAFIKYLTEKGENNISEFIQSIR, from the coding sequence ATGAGTAATCGAATACTTGACAAATTGAATTCGGACAAAAAATTATTGTCCATCTATTTTACGGCCGGATATCCTTCCTTGAACAGTACGTTACAAATCATTGAGGAGTTGGAGAGGAATGGCGTGGATATGATTGAAATAGGCCTGCCATTTAGCGACCCTTTGGCAGATGGTCCTACCATACAGGAAAGCTCCACGGCCGCCTTAAAAAATGGGATGACCACCGAAATACTCTTTGAGCAACTGAAAAATATTCGCAAGACCGTTGCCATTCCCTTGGTCATTATGGGCTATTTTAATCCCTTCCTACAATATGGGGTGGAGGAATTTTGTGAAAAATGTGCATCCATTGGTATCGATGGTCTCATTTTGCCAGACCTTCCATTGGATGTCTATCAATCTCATTACAAAGAAATCTTTGAGAAGTATGGATTGTTAAATGTATTTTTAATAACCCCCCAGACCAGTGATGAACGTATTCACCAAATAGATAATGCCTCCAACGGTTTTATTTATATGGTAAGTTCGGCAAGCGTCACCGGATCCAAATCGGGTTTTGGAAGTGAGCAAGAGGCTTATTTTGAAAGAATTGCCAACATGAATTTAAAAAATCCACAAATCGTGGGCTTTGGAATTAAAGATGCGGAGACTTTTCAGCAGGCCACCCAAAAGGCAAAAGGTGCAATCATCGGTTCGGCATTTATAAAATATCTTACCGAAAAAGGAGAAAACAATATCTCGGAATTCATTCAATCGATTCGATGA